From the Fusarium musae strain F31 chromosome 11, whole genome shotgun sequence genome, one window contains:
- a CDS encoding hypothetical protein (EggNog:ENOG41), with product MEYVTDDRALQVLRKFRESKITLVEWETPLLKRLGYPLAPEADLLFLIPDEQIKNARHITEAAGLRNDDGPPSYMAEHVQKSCRYVYGESRHKFVLLPISWTGIQQKELVAVKSPTLPCPLWTVPVPAFCAAYLRILMQEDVGSTICFMAKADLASVLGYSMFDMSYEGDYMSMPEDEENLDVGESQKMAEKDALEMANALSSIKQWKFTKETEWARQMVLNLVSGKLSYDDLRTKGRSSLPFRPLAENTLQK from the exons ATGGAGTATGTCACTGACGATCGCGCGCTCCAAGTCTTGCGCAAGTTCAGAGAATCTAAGATTACTCTCGTGGAATGGGAGACTCCTCTACTAAAGCGCCTAGGCTATCCGCTTGCACCCGAAGCA GACTTACTATTCTTGATTCCCGACGAGCAAATCAAGAATGCTAGACACATCACTGAAGCCGCTGGCTTGCGAAACGATGACGGACCGCCAAGCTATATGGCCGAACACGTACAGAAGAGTTGTCGCTATGTCTACGGAGAGTCACGACACAAATTCGTCCTGTTGCCCATTTCCTGGACTGGTATTCAACAAAAGGAGCTAGTAGCTGTAAAGTCGCCTACGCTGCCATGCCCTTTATGGACGGTGCCTGTTCCTGCTTTTTGCGCTGCCTACTTGCGCATCCTTATGCAAGAAGATGTTGGGAGTACCATCTGTTTTATGGCAAAGGCAGATCTGGCAAGCGTCCTCGGCTACAGCATGTTCGATATGAGCTATGAAGGGGACTACATGTCTATGCcagaggacgaagagaatCTAGACGTGGGTGAGAGCCAGAAAATGGCTGAAAAGGATGCCTTGGAGATGGCAAATGCTCTCAGTAGCATAAAGCAATGGAAATTCACGAAAGAGACCGAGTGGGCAAGACAAATGGTACTCAACCTGGTATCTGGAAAACTGTCGTATGACGATTTGCGGACAAAAGGCAGATCATCATTGCCATTCCGGCCTTTAGCTGAGAACACGCTGCAGAAATAA
- a CDS encoding hypothetical protein (EggNog:ENOG41) yields MSVVKQKKWYHIQWYSDTDTPEERKFIIKLDLLIVPYAVIAYWVKYIDQSNLNNAYVAGLKEDLGFKGNELVQLQTFYIIGAVLGQIPFFFLLTYVPIHWLIPGLDVCWGIFTLLQYRVNSFAELAAYRFLVGWFEAAFFPTMHYLFGSWYRGNEIARRGGIFYVGLSLGTLTAGLIQAGASARLDGVNGLEGWRWMYIICALITIPVGIAGYFVIPGTPDQPNRRVLNQHDIDVGEQRLKRAGHSSHGKMKLGHLKRVVLSPQFWGIILVDVLFWNASTHSSSGSFLLWIKSLNRYSKAKVNELGTIAPALGIFYTLFVCFASDLVLGPAWAITVSTVWNALGLIILTIWNVPESALWFAYSTIYASVALSSVLHGWVNTQLRASPAERSFTLVLINAISQSTTAWTPLLVFPTVEGPRFPKGYPFALGCAIGLLIATHALHLWLKHRDPQAEAPTQFLSEETGDISSDTGSKIANSKTASVN; encoded by the exons ATGTCTGTCGTCAAACAAAAGAAGTGGTATCACATCCAGTGGTACTCTGATACAGATACACCGGAGGAGCGAAAGTTTATCATTAAGCTTGATCTTCTTATCGTTCCGTATGCTGTGATAGCCTATTGGGTGAAGTACATTGATCAGTCCAACTTGA ATAATGCGTACGTCGCGGGTCTCAAAGAGGACTTGGGCTTCAAAGGCAATGAACTTGTTCAACTGCAAACCTTCTACATCATTGGCGCCGTCCTCGGCCAGatccccttcttcttcctcctgacCTACGTCCCTATCCACTGGTTGATCCCTGGCTTGGACGTCTGCTGGGGAATATTTACGCTTCTGCAATACCGAGTCAACAGCTTCGCCGAGCTGGCAGCATACAGGTTCCTCGTCGGATGGTTTGAAGCAGCTTTCTTCCCAACCATGCACTACCTCTTTGGCTCATGGTACAGAGGCAACGAGATTGCTCGCCGCGGCGGTATCTTCTACGTCGGCTTATCTCTCGGAACACTTACCGCTGGCCTCATTCAAGCTGGTGCTTCAGCTCGACTCGATGGTGTGAATGGATTGGAGGGTTGGCGCTGGATGTATATTATCTGCGCGCTGATCACCATTCCGGTTGGTATTGCAGGATACTTCGTCATCCCAGGAACACCTGATCAGCCGAATCGCCGCGTTTTGAACCAGCATGACATTGACGTTGGTGAGCAGCGACTGAAACGAGCGGGCCACAGCAGTCATGGAAAGATGAAGCTGGGTCACCTGAAGAGGGTCGTTCTGTCACCCCAATTCTGGGGTATCATTCTCGTCGATGTCTTGTTCTGGAACGCTTCAACTCACAGTAGCTCtggctcttttcttttatggATTAAAAGTCTGAATCGCTATTCgaaggccaaggtcaacgAGTTGGGTACCATCGCACCAGCCTTGGGCATTTTCTACACTCTCTTCGTTTGCTTTGCGTCAGATCTTGTATTGGGGCCTGCGTGGGCTATCACTGTTTCAACTGTATGGAACGCGCTCGGTCTTATTATTCTCACCATCTGGAACGTCCCCGAATCAGCCCTCTGGTTCGCATACTCGACCATATACGCGTCGGTCGCGCTGTCAAGTGTTCTTCACGGATGGGTCAACACTCAACTTCGAGCATCGCCAGCCGAGCGGTCTTTCACGCTTGTCTTGATCAACGCCATCTCTCAATCGACAACAGCCTGGACACCTTTGCTTGTCTTCCCGACCGTGGAAGGACCTCGTTTCCCGAAAGGTTACCCATTTGCATTGGGATGTGCTATTGGTCTGCTCATTGCGACGCATGCCCTTCATCTATGGCTCAAGCACCGAGA TCCCCAAGCTGAAGCCCCTACTCAGTTCTTGTCCGAAGAAACCGGTGATATATCTTCCGATACTGGATCTAAGATTGCTAACTCGAAAACTGCATCAGTCAACTAA
- a CDS encoding hypothetical protein (EggNog:ENOG41~CAZy:CE10), translated as MATQTVNPSTVDGYRDSDDEFSSDDQEFHVDERSGRSWPTKILHNVIQPIKPKLVEIGKVSSADPTRCKPSRGARKRCDVQENKVEGIWTYDMTPKTSDGEKRSYARRILYFAGGGWQAPPSGKQTIFSPGALLTFAGQHWTFCGEMINRLQDTRLTLVSYPLAPKDPVQDAFPAICKTYNVLLKESSDLGERVIVAGDSSGGNIALCLVTWTMRHQYVQAVRPPSAILAITATTDLRHNHPDIKKVDKVDPILSESSINETAGAWAPGHSDVNQQNGTNTESTDRNEKLDWSADDPRVSPIHADLGVCIRNNVKIHGITASHDVLGPEAVEFRERCRKEGVDGEWLSWGDQMHCFPLAYKYGLKESKEGLEWIIDVLKKC; from the coding sequence ATGGCAACCCAAACTGTTAACCCCTCGACCGTTGATGGTTACCGTGACTCGGACGATGAGTTCAGCTCAGATGATCAGGAGTTTCACGTTGATGAGCGCTCTGGGCGGTCTTGGCCGACCAAGATTCTTCATAACGTTATCCAGCCTATCAAGCCAAAGTTGGTAGAGATTGGGAAGGTTTCATCTGCTGATCCTACACGATGCAAGCCTTCGAGGGGAGCGAGGAAGAGATGTGATGTTCAAGAGAACAAGGTTGAGGGCATTTGGACGTATGATATGACTCCAAAGACTTCTGATGGAGAGAAGAGGTCCTATGCCAGAAGGATATTGTACTTTGCTGGAGGTGGATGGCAAGCACCTCCAAGTGGTAAGCAAACCATTTTCTCGCCAGGAGCCCTACTAACGTTTGCAGGCCAACATTGGACTTTCTGCGGAGAGATGATAAACCGCCTGCAGGATACTAGACTCACCCTCGTCTCGTACCCCCTAGCGCCCAAGGACCCCGTTCAAGACGCATTCCCAGCTATCTGCAAGACTTACAATGTCTTGTTGAAGGAGTCATCTGACCTTGGCGAGAGGGTGATCGTTGCAGGAGACAGTTCAGGAGGCAACATTGCCCTATGCCTGGTGACTTGGACCATGAGACATCAATATGTACAAGCCGTTCGACCTCCGTCTGCCATCCTAGCCATCACTGCGACCACCGATTTACGTCACAATCACCCCGACATCAAAAAGGTAGACAAAGTTGATCCTATTCTGAGCGAGTCGTCCATCAATGAAACAGCCGGTGCATGGGCTCCTGGACACTCAGATGTGAATCAACAAAACGGGACGAACACGGAATCAACAGATAGGAATGAAAAGCTCGACTGGTCCGCCGATGATCCCCGAGTATCACCCATCCATGCCGACTTGGGCGTCTGTATCAGGAACAACGTCAAGATCCATGGTATTACAGCTTCAcatgatgttcttgggccagaggctgttgagttcAGAGAGAGATGTAGAAAGgaaggtgttgatggagagTGGTTGTCTTGGGGTGATCAGATGCATTGCTTCCCGTTGGCATACAAGTATGGGTTGAAGGAGAGTAAGGAGGGGCTTGAATGGATTATTGATGTTTTGAAGAAATGCTGA
- a CDS encoding hypothetical protein (EggNog:ENOG41): protein MERLPGFNVANHFEKRQLLIAINCVAALSIFFFGYDQGMMGGVNNSKDYIDLMGFGYVDETTGEPVITDSLLQGGIVSVYYLGTLFGCLFGGWVGDKVGRIKTIAIGAAWAIVGAALQCSAQNHDWMICSRAVNGIGTGILNAIVPVWATETAEHTSRGQFIAIEFTLNIFGVVVAYWLEFGLSYIDNNNSEFGWRFPIAFQILPLLVLLGCVWFFPESPRWLVKVGRDDEAQYILRRLRGSSEADLSRAHAEYTDIKNIVQLENKESSKNSYLHMFFGIGSGELHTGRRVQLVIWLQIMQEWVGIAGVTVYAPTIFRIAGFDTRKSQWISGLNNIFYMFATLICVYTLDRIGRRWTLYWGAVGQGIAMFLAAGFSKLGQEARNAGDLDKASSYGAAAASFVFIFTSVFGATWLTVPWLYPAEIFPLQVRAKGNAFGVFGWSIGNGWLTLLCPVMFSAIGENTLHIFGACNIIAIPMVWALYPESNQRTLEEMDLLFAADTPWVWDAEKKFKELKEKQPGLVTASAHNRDVMDVEPGVKAGSGDEVNMST from the exons ATGGAGCGCCTTCCAGGTTTCAATGTTGCGAACCACTTTGAGAAGCGTCAGCTTCTCATCGCTATTAATTGTGTCGCTGCTCtgtcgatcttcttctttgg ATATGATCAGGGGATGATGGGCGGTGTTAATAACTCCAAAGATTACATCGACTTGATGGGCTTTGGCTACGTTGACGAAACGACCGGCGAACCTGTCATCACCGATAGTCTTCTCCAAGGCGGCATCGTCTCAGTTTACTACCTCGGAACTCTCTTTGGCTGTCTTTTCGGGGGCTGGGTAGGAGATAAAGTTGGCCGTATCAAGACTATCGCTATTGGTGCTGCCTGGGCTATTGTTGGTGCAGCGCTGCAATGCTCAGCTCAAAACCACGACTGGATGATCTGCTCGCGCGCAGTCAACGGCATAG GTACCGGCATTCTCAACGCTATTGTTCCAGTTTGGGCCACCGAGACAGCTGAACATACCTCACGAGGCCAGTTCATCGCGATCGAGTTCACCCTCAACATCTTCGGTGTGGTAGTGGCCTACTGGTTGGAGTTTGGCCTGTCGTACATTGACAATAACAATTCCGAGTTCGGATGGCGTTTCCCCATCGCCTTCCAAATTCTGCCTCTCCTTGTCCTGCTAGGATGCGTCTGGTTCTTCCCCGAGTCTCCCCGCTGGCTTGTCAAGGTTGGCCGAGACGATGAGGCTCAGTACATCCTGCGTCGTCTCCGTGGGTCGAGTGAGGCGGATCTTTCCCGGGCTCACGCTGAATACAccgacatcaagaacatcgtTCAACTTGAGAACAAAGAGTCCTCTAAGAACTCTTATCTGCACATGTTCTTTGGCATTGGGTCAGGCGAACTTCACACTGGTCGACGCGTTCAGCTAGTCATCTGG CTCCAAATCATGCAAGAATGGGTCGGAATCGCCGGCGTAACAGTATACGCCCCTACAATTTTCAGAATAGCCGGGTTTGACACACGCAAATCACAATGGATCAGTGgtctcaacaacatcttcTACATGTTTGCCACGCTCATCTGCGTCTATACACTCGATCGTATCGGCAGAAGATGGACTCTTTACTGGGGTGCCGTCGGTCAGGGAATAGCCATGTTCCTTGCCGCAGGATTCTCCAAGCTTGGCCAAGAAGCCCGCAATGCGGGTGACCTCGACAAAGCTAGCTCATACGGTGCAGCAGCCGCATCCTTCGTCTTCATTTTTACTTCCGTGTTTGGAGCCACCTGGCTAACCGTTCCCTGGCTCTACCCCGCCGAGATCTTCCCTCTGCAAGTTCGAGCCAAGGGTAACGCTTTTGGCGTTTTCGGCTGGTCCATCGGCAACGGATGGTTGACTCTTCTCTGCCCCGTCATGTTTTCAGCCATTGGCGAGAACACACTCCATATTTTTGGAGCCTGCAACATTATTGCCATTCCAATGGTTTGGGCATTGTATCCCGAGAGTAACCAGCGCACTCTTGAAGAGATGGATCTGCTGTTTGCGGCTGACACGCCTTGGGTCTGGGACGCTGAGAAGAAGTTcaaggagttgaaggagaagcagcCTGGTCTTGTTACTGCTTCCGCTCATAACAGGGATGTTATGGACGTTGAGCCTGGTGTTAAGGCTGGTTCTGGGGATGAGGTGAACATGAGTACCTAA
- a CDS encoding hypothetical protein (EggNog:ENOG41), with amino-acid sequence MAHRAVLRGTGFYEVLSQKWTGLSIGALPSMCYRLYDDRYLMQCITEEAGYHDLQRFREYLLGCELNIGLIIGRSGSGTATLGAAAALAMQVQLGQILCSGPSHEAIDIFADRLDRRARAVAARYNTVMPAGDPKRCHHRMVVRMYKHGEELNAVTKLVKNSEDLEWTARGGEFAEQSHWKLPLSLTYWFLVVMRSSAVPPLDQDSKPGLVKLQAEIDTRPDLLHLRQWVTGQMDSVKYAATANPIRNIKDVLFQVMCQADFLCVHPADTEMSPIPQWKSTIARGLVISEAGSMSRADFYGLWGNSLLPCFLFGDPDQRPVVLTTEEADGDGNLYNRFAADGAVSPLKYLMATGIPVFRLDVSAQP; translated from the exons ATGGCTCACAGGGCCGTTCTTCGTGGTACGGGCTTTTACGAAGTGTTGTCCCAGAAGTGGACCGGCTTGAGCATTGGCGCTCTTCCGAGTATGTGCTACCGACTGTACGATGACCGTTACTTGATGCAATGCATCACTGAAGAGGCAGGCTACCATGACCTACAGCGCTTTCGTGAGTACTTATTGGGCTGTGAGCTCAACATTggcctcatcatcggc CGATCGGGATCCGGAACGGCAACCTTGGGAGCTGCTGCAGCTCTGGCGATGCAAGTCCAGCTGGGGCAGATTCTGTGCTCTGGCCCTTCCCATGAGGCGATCGATATCTTTGCCGACCGCCTGGATCGAAGAGCAAGAGCCGTCGCCGCACGGTACAACACCGTAATGCCTGCGGGCGATCCTAAGCGATGCCACCATCGAATGGTGGTCCGAATGTACAAGCATGGGGAAGAACTCAACGCTGTTACCAAGCTAGTGAAGAACTCTGAGGATCTTGAGTGGACCGCCCGCGGGGGCGAGTTCGCTGAGCAAAGCCATTGGAAGCTACCTCTGTCCTTGACATACTGGTTCTTGGTAGTCATGCGCTCAAGCGCCGTACCACCGCTCGACCAAGACTCGAAACCAGGCCTGGTAAAACTCCAGGCCGAGATCGACACGCGCCCCGATCTGTTGCATCTACGTCAG TGGGTGACTGGGCAGATGGATTCTGTGAAATATGCCGCCACCGCCAACCCTATTAGAAACATCAAGGATGTGTTGTTTCAAGTAATGTGCCAGGCGGATTTTCTTTGCGTCCATCCTGCTGACACAGAAATGTCGCCGATTCCTCAATGGAAGAGTACCATTGCTCGAGGTCTTGTTATTAGCGAAGCCGGTAGCA TGAGCCGAGCGGACTTCTACGGTCTCTGGGGAAACTCCCTCCTtccttgttttctttttggtGATCCTGATCAAAGGCCTGTCGTTCTTACAACTGAGGAGGCTGACGGCGACGGCAATTTGTACAACCGATTTGCGGCAGATGGCGCAGTTTCGCCGCTGAAATATCTCATGGCAACAGGCATCCCCGTGTTCCGCTTGGATGTTTCTGCGCAGCCCTAA
- a CDS encoding hypothetical protein (EggNog:ENOG41) — protein sequence MLGQAIGYLSGGMIGDAIDIRAPFDVAFISFILAGIYVWLALPYISPDSMSNGGKNGQKGVSGFLAPLKILTPQKLLLADGRVKKHFGVIFLCSGIFVSVLATGYAPLLIQMYATAAFNFSQGDNGWLMSEFAFMRSFFLILLFPRIIAWGRGRVIRSEPNSDDEAEPGHIPTEAGEFDATLGEQADHEPYEAVSRSKADEGCLFDLVFLRWSLLVDGLLTTVAAFATKPWHIYLAAFLLPFGSGSAPAAKGVITQMCPDSQRADALNAVTLVENVARLATQGLFGFIFASLAEVGKAYATFFCNAAIALLAMVVLLFSNFPPPGSTLIEKHEDQDEVQDEGSEGEPLLNARD from the exons ATGCTAGGCCAGGCGATTGGCTATCTAAGTGGTGGTATGATTGGTGACGCGATCGATATCCGGGCTCCTTTCGACGTTGCGTTCATTTCCTTCATCCTCGCGGGTATTTACGTCTGGCTCGCCTTACCATATATCTCCCCCGATTCAATGTCTAATGGCGGAAAGAACGGCCAAAAAGGCGTCTCTGGTTTTCTCGCGCCGCTCAAGATTCTTACACCGCAGAAATTGCTCCTCGCTGATGGCAGAGTCAAGAAGCATTTCGGCGTCATTTTCCTCTGTAGCGGCATATTCGTCTCAGTTCTCGCCACTGGTTATGcacctcttctcatccagaTGTATGCGACAGCGGCGTTTAATTTTAGTCAAGGTGATAACGGATGGCTCATGTCTGAGTTTGCGTTCAtgaggagcttcttcttgattctACTATTCCCAAGGATCATCGCTTGGGGGCGAGGCCGTGTTATCAGATCTGAACCAAACAGCGATGACGAGGCGGAACCGGGTCATATTCCAACGGAGGCTGGGGAGTTTGATGCTACGTTAGGAGAGCAAGCTGATCATGAGCCATACGAGGCAGTCAGCCGCAGCAAAGCCGACGAGGGATGTCTgtttgatcttgtcttccttAGATGGAGTTTGCTAGTGGATGGTCTACTTACTACAGTTGCCGCCTTTGCGACCAAGCCGTGGCATATCTATCTTG CTGCCTTTCTTCTCCCATTCGGCTCCGGATCTGCTCCAGCAGCAAAAGGCGTCATTACACAGATGTGCCCAGATTCGCAGCGCGCCGATGCTCTCAACGCCGTTACGCTAGTTGAGAACGTAGCACGACTAGCTACCCAAGGCTTGTTTGGCTTCATCTTTGCCAGTTTGGCTGAGGTTGGCAAAGCATATGCAACGTTCTTCTGCAATGCG GCCATTGCTTTATTAGCCATGGTGGTTCTTTTATTCTCCAACTTCCCGCCTCCCGGAAGTACATTGATTGAGAAGCATGAAGATCAGGACGAGGTTCAAGACGAGGGCAGCGAAGGCGAGCCTCTCCTCAACGCCAGAGACTAA
- a CDS encoding hypothetical protein (EggNog:ENOG41), with protein MSYESQMKPCALLFGDAGKVIAGTPSLGFRTKIEARVGTARPPCANPYFGFTLTFPRDPGQVASEKEGKGVCFAYDPITDKPVLSDFTVTVKFPRGKTSCTHLPVPAEIKDKFAKVQDWQGFTHLVVKLNDSSNSTIEGYRKEYFNSPDPKLQAWVNYHGRIDGVSFLEVLHQRVFSFVVELPIGSCKEIMGDQNLPGPFSYGYAYQPVDVQQMKTLVDDNKGGAFPACYWSIAEERLPAYFVSPNGPVPPGTAAHLVIPVFKAWSDRHRHAWPRLTANPLVKVKIYDVVTPGHTGPALWTGRIMENGNLAPELRAHLADDQDLIIRVRTASVPRIGVRHYPDQRTAITALGKRLQN; from the exons ATGTCCTACGAGTCTCAAATGAAGCCATGTGCCTTGCT TTTCGGCGACGCTGGCAAAGTCATTGCCGGAACGCCCAGTCTTGGTTTTCGTACAAAGATCGAAGCACGCGTGGGAACGGCCAGACCTCCCTGTGCGAATCCTTACTTTGGGTTCACCCTGACCTTTCCTCGTGATCCTGGCCAGGTCGCGAGTGAAAAGGAGGGCAAGGGTGTATGCTTCGCAT ACGACCCGATCACCGACAAGCCTGTCCTATCGGACTTCACCGTCACAGTAAAGTTTCCGCGAGGTAAAACTTCCTGCACTCATCTGCCAGTACCAGCAGAGATAAAAGACAAATTCGCGAAAGTTCAAGACTGGCAAGGATTTACTCACCTCGTCGTGAAGCTGAACGATTCATCCAATTCAACGATCGAGGGATACAGAAAAGAATACTTCAACTCTCCCGACCCTAAACTCCAAGCCTGGGTGAACTACCACGGGAGGATCGACGGTGTCTCGTTCCTTGAGGTGCTGCACCAGCGCGTCTTCTCTTTCGTCGTTGAACTTCCTATCGGCTCTTGCAAGGAGATCATGGGGGACCAAAACCTTCCGGGGCCATTTTCGTATGGTTACGCGTACCAGCCAGTTGACGTGCAGCAAATGAAGACACTTGTGGATGACAACAAAGGCGGTGCATTTCCGGCCTGCTATTGGTCA ATTGCCGAGGAACGATTACCCGCCTACTTCGTCTCTCCGAATGGTCCAGTCCCACCAGGCACAGCCGCACATCTTGTGATTCCAGTTTTCAAGGCATGGAGCGACCGGCATCGTCACGCTTGGCCGCGGCTGACGGCCAACCCTCTTGTCAAGGTGAAGATTTACGATGTTGTCACTCCCGGCCATACTGGGCCAGCCCTCTG GACCGGGAGGATCATGGAAAATGGCAACTTGGCGCCAGAGCTACGAGCGCATCTGGCCGATGACCAAGACCTGATCATTCGCGTCCGCACAGCCTCCGTCCCCCGAATCGGTGTGCGCCACTACCCCGACCAAAGAACCGCCATCACAGCCCTCGGCAAGAGATTACAGAACTAG
- a CDS encoding hypothetical protein (EggNog:ENOG41) codes for MSLPTSSPFNPDGERRERRHSIFADFIPDDLTFPPPFIGPTPKVEEILNRDIDECSSGDEHRDEEAIEDPRYVNETDVQLAFHPTGIAFGQGFSTVPPSSIDIPPPNPHDFEQSLRAEVSLLRDNDIIPPRHPPTGWKTTKLGRLYRHLFSTRVHDHDKPLFASEDSGETTPLLRDRVVRFDGIPPTPGPDEVHKRWEEALASHKIDTTWQRETKTLIQYALPLIVTFLLHYSVTVASVLTVGRLGMEELAAVNLATMTASITYYVPVQGLATCLDTLCAQAYGSGHKHLVGLQAQRMTWLLWIIMIPIAVVWWFSEPILAAAVGPGRTTQLAALYMRILIAGMPGVSAFESAKRFVQSQGLFHATTYTLLVGAPLSFLQNWLFVFKFGWGFPGAAIAMAVTHNLLPILLILYVRLFEGYECWKGFSRKAFTNWGPMIKLALPGMIMIEAQFSVLEILTIAAGRFGTAQLAAQGVLVTVTSMSFNIPFPLAIATSTRVANLIGADLSKAARVTAKVAIVAALIVGSINLTIFSTLRRQIPAVFTEDEQVINIASNVILVCAVMQIFDALAAVSHGLLRGIGRQSIGSYANLFAYYMVALPIALGTSFGLGWGLAGLWVGLTAGLAVVSGLEAMYLYFTDWEEAVRQAEARMRTETNRRRSSLSGLSQERN; via the exons ATGTCGCTACCTACGAGCTCACCGTTTAATCCCGACGGGGAACGTCGAGAAAGAAGACATTCTATCTTTGCTGATTTTATTCCAGACGATTTAACATTCCCGCCCCCGTTCATCGGCCCAACTCCAAAGGTGGAAGAGATTCTCAACCGCGATATTGACGAGTGCTCCTCTGGAGATGAACACcgcgatgaagaagccatcgaaGACCCGCGATACGTAAACGAAACAGACGTCCAACTTGCCTTTCATCCAACAGGTATCGCCTTTGGCCAAGGCTTCTCAACCGTTCCACCTTCAAGCATCGACATCCCGCCCCCAAACCCCCACGACTTTGAGCAATCCCTCCGCGCCGAAGTTTCCCTCCTCCGCGACAATGATATCATTCCACCGAGACATCCTCCGACAGGATGGAAGACTACAAAGCTCGGCCGTCTGTATCGACACCTGTTTAGTACGCGCGTGCACGATCACGACAAGCCGCTCTTCGCATCAGAAGATTCGGGCGAGACAACACCGTTGTTGAGGGACAGAGTTGTGAGGTTCGATGGAATTCCGCCGACGCCGGGGCCTGATGAGGTTCATAAGCGGTGGGAGGAGGCTCTGGCGTCGCATAAGATTGATACGACGTGGCAGCGTGAGACCAAGACGTTGATTCAATACGCGCTCCCTCTTATCGTCACTTTCCTCTTGCA TTACTCGGTCACTGTCGCTTCTGTCTTAACGGTTGGTCGACTTGGGATGGAGGAGCTCGCCGCTGTCAATT TGGCTACAATGACTGCCTCGATCACTTACTACGTCCCCGTTCAAGGCCTGGCAACATGTCTCGACACCCTGTGCGCACAAGCCTATGGTTCCGGCCATAAGCATCTCGTTGGCCTTCAAGCGCAGAGAATGACCTGGCTTCTTTGGATAATCATGATTCCCATTGCTGTCGTCTGGTGGTTTTCTGAACCCATCCTCGCTGCAGCCGTTGGCCCAGGCCGCACAACACAATTGGCCGCTTTGTACATGCGCATCCTCATCGCGGGCATGCCAGGTGTCAGTGCATTCGAGAGCGCGAAGCGGTTCGTTCAGAGTCAGGGTCTGTTCCATGCAACAACTTACACGCTTTTGGTCGGAGCgccgttgagcttcttgcagaATTGGCTGTTTGTGTTCAAGTTTGGATGGGGCTTTCCTGGTGCCGCCATCGCGATGGCTGTCACTCACAACCTCCTCCCGATTCTTTTGATTCTCTACGTACGGCTGTTTGAGGGCTATGAGTGCTGGAAGGGTTTCAGCCGCAAGGCTTTCACAAACTGGG GTCCGATGATCAAGTTGGCTTTGCCGGGAATGATCATGATCGAAGCCCAGTTCTCTGTCCTGGAGATTCTCACCATCGCCGCAGGACGGTTCGGTACAGCGCAACTAGCAGCTCAAGGAGTCTTGGTTACCGTGACGTCAATGTCATTCAATATTCCATTCCCACTGGCCATCGCGACCTCGACTCGAGTCGCAAACCTTATTGGGGCTGATTTGAGCAAGGCTGCGCGTGTGACTGCCAAAGTG GCCATCGTTGCTGCACTCATCGTGGGGAGCATCAACTTGACAATTTTTTCGACTCTCCGAAGACAAATTCCCGCCGTGTTCACGGAAGACGAGCAAGTCATCAATATCGCATCGAACGTCATACTCGTCTGTGCCGTTATGCAAATCTTTGACGCGTTAGCAGCCGTCTCGCATGGACTTCTTCGCGGAATCGGAAGGCAATCCATTGGATCCTACGCCAATCTCTTCGCCTACTACATGGTCGCTCTTCCAATCGCCCTCGGCACCAGTTTCGGACTGGGCTGGGGCTTAGCTGGACTCTGGGTTGGTTTAACAGCGGGTCTTGCTGT GGTATCTGGGCTTGAGGCTATGTATTTGTACTTCACAGACTGGGAGGAAGCTGTGAGGCAAGCTGAGGCAAGAATGCGAACCGAGACGAATAGAAGACGATCTTCGCTGTCAGGCCTGTCACAGGAAAGAAACTAA